In the genome of Candidatus Woesearchaeota archaeon, the window CAGGTTGCCATACTCAAGCAAAAACAATGGATCAACTTATTCAAAGAACAAAAGAAGCAATACAAGCATATTTAGAATCTGAAGAAAATGATGAAGATGTACCTCCTCAGTTTATAGGAGTTCAACAAATTGAAGTATAGGGGTGTGTTTTTTGCCAAAATTGCCTAAATTCACTGGCAAAGAATTTTCTAAAATTGTTGTAAAATTAGGTTTTGTTTATGATCCTACGAAAGGTAGCCATATGATCTTTAAACATGAAGATGGAAGAAGAACAACTATTCCACATCATGCTGGCGAAGAACTTGGGCCAGGATTATTAAATAAGATAATTAAGCATGATTTAGGATTAACAAGAGAAGAATTTTTAAGATTATTAAAATAAAAATAGTAAACGAGAATAGAAATAATGAACCTCATCAACATCCGTAAAACCTGCAATAAATGCGGCAGAGAAAGTAAGGAAGTATTCTGTGATAGTTGTTTTGTTAAAGTATTTGAAAAAAGAATTAGAAAACATCTCCAACGGCAATTGCCTTTTAAAACATTGAAAAATATCACGGTAACTGATCGAATATGCGAATACCTTATCAAGAAGATAATAACAGCGCCGATTAAAATAACTTACCAACCATTATCTAACACAATAAAAACAAAAATATCTAAAACTAATCTTATTATTGTTGCTTCAACTACTGATGACGCTGTTGAAAGCTTGCTTGGCTATTATTTTACCGGTAAACAAATTAAAAGTAAATATAATCTTAAAACTAAAAGTAATTTATTTCCTTTGCTTGAACCAGTCACTAATGAAGAACTCAAAAGATTTTGCCAGCTTAAGAAATTACCGTATCTTAAAAAACAAAGTGATATCGGCAGATTATTATCGCAGTTAGAAGCAAAATATCCAGGCACAAAGCACGCATTATATAGCACTCTTCAGGAGTTAAGGAAGGGTTCTGGTAAAAATCTTTCAGGTTTTAGCGCCGGTTCAGCTTTTCAATGATATTTCAATTGGATTTTTCTCTCTGGCACTCCGAAAAATCCCCGATGTAAGCATAGAAGAGCTTCACAAAATAGGCGCTAAAACTATACGAATCAAAGAAAGTGTTTGATAACATTTGACTTTCTTTGATGGTATATTGCTACACAATACATTTTCACCGAAGCCTAGGGAATCATAAGTTTTATAAATAACGTTTTCTCAGAAAGCGTATGGCTGAACGTGTACCATTTAGCTCATTACCCCAGCAAATTCTGTTTAAAGGGATATTTGATTTTGATGCGTTATATAAACAAGTGTATGACTGGCTCACGTTCAGGGGATTTCAGCTTCATGAAACTAAATTTAAGAAAAAGGCTAAGGAATACGGATTAGAGATTGAAGTTAATTGGGATGCCTGGATGAAGATGAATGAGATGGTTATGAACAAGTATAATCTTCATTTTCATATATGGGATGCAACCTATATTGATGTTGTACATGATGGAGAAAAAAAGAAGCTTATGAAAGCAAGAATTTTTGTCAGAA includes:
- a CDS encoding type II toxin-antitoxin system HicB family antitoxin — protein: MKQKYTIIIEKDEDGWLVSEVVELPGCHTQAKTMDQLIQRTKEAIQAYLESEENDEDVPPQFIGVQQIEV
- a CDS encoding type II toxin-antitoxin system HicA family toxin codes for the protein MPKLPKFTGKEFSKIVVKLGFVYDPTKGSHMIFKHEDGRRTTIPHHAGEELGPGLLNKIIKHDLGLTREEFLRLLK